One Syntrophales bacterium DNA segment encodes these proteins:
- a CDS encoding AMP-binding protein — translation MAAESVLRSGSTVKWLSRFLPGAALSSPAASATSSGPASKGAPREVARLTLPQVLARQAELLGERTAIREKAYGIWQTHSWNDYLAYVRKTALGLKSLGIRRGEAVALIVNNCPEWLYGELGAQSLGAVTLNLFTSSVADELRFSLGRVGAVCVIVQDQEQADKLLEHRQDLPHIRKVIYVDPTGMRYYREDPWLMSYRELLQLGEEAERSDPDLFDRELARGNSRDTALMIQTSGTTGVSKLAMLSHRGLTAMGRSWTDYLSLQPGENWISISPPAWIVDQMWGLGVALVSGMTMNFPETPETVTEDFREIGPSVLITSSRFWEDLASRIRVRMSDAGWINRLLFRWAEAAGRRSAEQESGNGSRSWSDRLVQSMAKRLVYDPLLDRIGCAGFRCVLTGGHPISPDVIRFFRAVGLNLKQCYGLTESGGIFQVQPDGEVKPETVGRPLPGTEVKIAGDSEVLVRADANFAGYYKDFAATESAFQDGWLKTGDAGYLDGDGHLVIIGRKEEIIRNKTGEAFSPDFIETRLKFSPYIKEAVIFGEGRPFLTAFVNIDFGNVGNWAEERMIPYTTYLDLSQQPEVEKLILSELREVNERLPAFMRIRKFILLYKLLDADDDELTRTGKVRRRFVYGLYLRLIEAMYRNEQEVDVKTPVRYRDGREGWIETRVRVIPVD, via the coding sequence ATGGCGGCTGAATCCGTATTGCGATCCGGCAGCACCGTCAAATGGCTCAGCCGGTTTCTCCCGGGGGCAGCGCTCTCGTCGCCGGCTGCGTCGGCGACTTCGTCCGGTCCCGCTTCGAAAGGTGCGCCCAGGGAAGTGGCGCGCCTGACCCTCCCGCAGGTTCTCGCCCGCCAGGCGGAGCTCCTGGGAGAAAGAACGGCCATCCGGGAAAAGGCCTACGGCATCTGGCAGACCCACTCCTGGAACGACTATCTCGCCTACGTCCGGAAGACGGCCCTGGGCCTGAAATCCCTGGGGATCCGGCGCGGCGAGGCGGTCGCCCTCATCGTCAACAACTGCCCCGAGTGGCTCTACGGCGAGCTGGGCGCCCAGTCCCTGGGGGCCGTAACCCTGAACCTCTTCACGTCTTCCGTCGCCGACGAGCTTCGCTTCTCCCTCGGGCGGGTCGGCGCCGTCTGTGTCATCGTCCAGGACCAGGAACAGGCGGACAAGCTCCTGGAGCACCGCCAGGATCTCCCCCACATCCGGAAGGTCATATACGTCGATCCGACGGGAATGCGGTACTACCGGGAGGATCCCTGGCTGATGAGCTACCGGGAGCTCCTGCAGCTCGGAGAAGAGGCGGAGCGGAGCGATCCGGATCTCTTCGACCGCGAACTGGCCCGGGGGAATTCCCGGGACACGGCCCTGATGATCCAGACATCGGGAACCACGGGGGTCTCGAAACTGGCCATGCTGAGCCACCGGGGCCTCACGGCCATGGGCCGGAGCTGGACGGATTATCTTTCGCTCCAGCCCGGGGAAAACTGGATCTCCATCTCTCCTCCCGCCTGGATCGTCGACCAGATGTGGGGCCTCGGCGTGGCCCTGGTGAGCGGGATGACGATGAACTTCCCGGAGACCCCGGAGACGGTGACGGAAGACTTCCGGGAGATCGGCCCCTCCGTCCTGATCACTTCGTCCCGCTTCTGGGAGGATCTCGCATCCCGGATCCGGGTCCGCATGTCCGACGCCGGCTGGATCAACCGCCTTCTCTTCCGGTGGGCCGAGGCAGCGGGACGCCGGTCCGCAGAGCAGGAATCGGGCAACGGCTCACGCTCCTGGTCAGACCGGCTGGTACAGAGCATGGCGAAGCGGCTCGTATACGATCCGCTCCTGGACCGCATCGGCTGTGCCGGCTTCCGCTGCGTCCTCACGGGGGGCCACCCCATCAGCCCCGACGTGATCCGCTTCTTCCGGGCCGTCGGTCTGAACCTGAAGCAGTGCTACGGCCTGACTGAGTCGGGCGGGATCTTCCAGGTCCAGCCGGACGGCGAGGTGAAGCCCGAGACCGTGGGCCGGCCGCTGCCGGGGACGGAGGTGAAGATCGCCGGGGACTCGGAGGTCCTCGTCCGGGCGGATGCCAACTTCGCCGGGTACTACAAGGACTTCGCCGCCACCGAGAGCGCCTTCCAGGACGGCTGGCTCAAGACGGGCGACGCGGGTTACCTGGACGGGGACGGGCACCTGGTCATCATAGGCCGCAAGGAGGAGATCATCCGCAACAAGACCGGCGAGGCATTCTCGCCCGACTTCATTGAAACACGCCTGAAGTTCAGTCCCTACATCAAGGAGGCGGTGATCTTCGGCGAGGGGCGGCCCTTCCTCACGGCCTTCGTCAACATCGACTTCGGGAACGTTGGCAACTGGGCGGAGGAGCGTATGATCCCCTACACGACCTACCTGGACCTCTCCCAGCAGCCGGAAGTGGAAAAACTGATCCTCTCCGAGCTCAGGGAGGTGAACGAGCGTCTGCCGGCGTTCATGCGGATCCGCAAGTTCATCCTCCTCTACAAACTCCTCGACGCCGACGACGACGAGCTGACGCGCACGGGCAAGGTCCGGCGCCGCTTCGTCTATGGACTGTACCTCCGCCTCATCGAGGCCATGTACCGGAACGAGCAGGAAGTGGACGTGAAGACCCCCGTCCGCTACCGCGACGGCCGGGAGGGGTGGATCGAGACGCGGGTCCGGGTCATCCCGGTGGACTGA
- a CDS encoding aldo/keto reductase, with the protein MRHRRLGKEGPLVSALGLGCMGMSEFYGARDDAESLATIDRALEMGITLLDTADVYGPFLNEELVGKAVRGRREGVFLATKFGILRSDDPRYRGVCGKADYVRSACEASLRRLGVEVIDLYYQHRVDPETPIEETVGAMADLVREGKVRFIGLSEAGPGTIRRAHAVHPVTALQSEYSLWTRDPEEGTLQVCRELGIGFVAYSPLGRGFLTGRLRSLEDLPEGDYRRTSPRFQGENFRKNLELVTRVEAMAREKNCRPGQIALAWVLSRGEDVVPIFGTKRRTYLEENAGALDIELTEAERSLLEEAFPIHRAAGARYQEVMMGFLGR; encoded by the coding sequence ATGAGACATAGACGGCTCGGGAAAGAGGGTCCCCTTGTTTCGGCCCTGGGGCTGGGGTGCATGGGAATGTCCGAATTCTACGGCGCCCGCGACGATGCGGAATCGCTCGCCACCATTGACCGGGCCCTGGAGATGGGAATCACGCTGCTCGATACGGCCGACGTGTACGGTCCCTTTCTGAACGAGGAGCTGGTCGGAAAGGCCGTCCGCGGCCGCAGGGAAGGTGTCTTCCTGGCCACCAAGTTCGGGATCCTCCGAAGCGACGATCCCCGGTACCGGGGGGTGTGCGGGAAGGCGGACTATGTGCGCTCCGCCTGCGAGGCCAGCCTGCGTCGCCTGGGCGTCGAGGTCATCGATCTCTACTACCAGCACCGGGTGGACCCGGAGACGCCCATCGAGGAGACCGTCGGCGCCATGGCGGATCTCGTCCGGGAAGGGAAGGTCCGCTTCATTGGTCTCTCCGAGGCGGGACCCGGCACGATCCGCCGGGCCCATGCCGTTCATCCCGTGACGGCCCTCCAGAGCGAGTATTCCCTGTGGACGCGGGATCCTGAGGAAGGGACGCTTCAAGTCTGCCGCGAGCTGGGAATCGGGTTCGTGGCCTACAGCCCCCTGGGGAGGGGGTTCCTGACAGGGCGGCTCCGCTCGCTCGAGGATCTTCCTGAGGGTGACTACCGGCGAACATCCCCCCGGTTCCAGGGGGAAAATTTCCGGAAGAACCTGGAGCTGGTGACGCGCGTGGAGGCGATGGCCCGGGAGAAGAACTGCCGTCCCGGCCAGATTGCCCTGGCCTGGGTGCTCAGCCGGGGCGAGGACGTCGTTCCCATCTTCGGCACGAAGCGCCGGACCTACCTGGAAGAAAACGCGGGTGCGCTGGACATCGAGTTGACGGAGGCGGAGAGGAGCCTCCTGGAGGAGGCCTTTCCGATCCACAGAGCCGCCGGGGCGCGCTATCAGGAAGTCATGATGGGCTTCCTGGGCAGGTAA
- a CDS encoding cyclic nucleotide-binding domain-containing protein has protein sequence MISFDMQETVLLRLLDEIAFFDVFEDDEIANLMKIAAWVDIPVNQRIIREGELDLRMYVLVKGQADVLFRGKTIAGLQAGDIFGEVGLMGKPRIAHVEARTDCLLLAFDADDLNNLIPILQVKFLRRVLEAVFSRLQKSNIQKWMQPSGKRKTRGGSDTIELLPPGTITGTRGIRD, from the coding sequence GTGATATCGTTCGACATGCAGGAGACGGTCCTGCTTCGCCTCCTCGATGAAATCGCGTTTTTCGATGTCTTCGAAGATGACGAGATCGCCAATCTCATGAAGATTGCGGCATGGGTGGACATCCCGGTGAACCAGCGCATCATCCGGGAGGGGGAACTGGATCTCAGGATGTACGTGCTGGTGAAGGGACAGGCGGACGTGCTCTTCCGGGGGAAGACGATCGCCGGCCTTCAGGCGGGGGACATCTTCGGCGAGGTCGGCCTCATGGGAAAGCCCAGGATCGCCCACGTGGAGGCCCGGACGGACTGCCTGCTGCTCGCCTTCGACGCCGATGACCTGAACAACCTGATCCCGATCCTGCAGGTGAAATTCCTGCGGCGGGTACTGGAGGCCGTGTTTTCCAGGCTTCAGAAGTCGAACATCCAGAAATGGATGCAGCCTTCGGGAAAAAGAAAAACCCGGGGGGGCAGCGATACCATCGAGCTGCTGCCGCCCGGGACCATAACGGGAACAAGGGGTATCCGGGACTGA
- a CDS encoding redoxin domain-containing protein: MTERKVIAMGRKAKDFLLKDQDGEDFRLAAYRGNRILLSFHPLAWTPICAQQMKDLDRKHRSFQKFNTLAVGLSVDSVPCKAAWAKSLKLRHTRLLADFWPHGGVAKSLGILRPEGFSERANILLDETGKVVFTKVYPIRHVPDLNEILAALAAPAVTKRSAR, translated from the coding sequence ATGACGGAACGGAAAGTCATTGCGATGGGAAGGAAAGCGAAGGATTTTTTGCTGAAGGACCAGGACGGCGAAGATTTCAGGCTGGCGGCCTACCGGGGCAACCGAATTCTCCTGTCCTTCCATCCGCTGGCGTGGACGCCGATCTGTGCACAGCAGATGAAGGACCTGGATCGGAAACACCGATCGTTCCAGAAGTTCAATACGCTGGCTGTCGGTCTCAGCGTGGACAGCGTGCCCTGCAAGGCGGCCTGGGCGAAAAGCCTGAAGCTCCGGCACACGCGCCTCCTGGCGGATTTCTGGCCCCACGGCGGGGTGGCGAAATCGCTGGGCATCCTGCGGCCCGAGGGCTTCTCGGAGCGGGCGAACATCCTGCTCGACGAGACGGGCAAGGTGGTTTTCACAAAGGTCTATCCCATCCGGCATGTCCCGGACCTGAACGAGATCCTGGCGGCCCTGGCGGCTCCGGCGGTGACGAAGCGGTCTGCCCGGTAA
- a CDS encoding ABC transporter ATP-binding protein, protein MKAFRGEPALFQAPAEAERRADLDVEGLSLAFGGVQALQDVSLTTRTGELLAVIGPNGAGKTSLLNCITGFYQPQKGTIRFNGRDITRMPAHHLVRVGIGRTFQNIELFPGMTVLQNLLLARHIHCGYRLMDACLFSPAVRREEIRHRRLLEELIDFLEIQAIRKKTVGSLPYGLMKRVELGRALALEPKLLVLDEPFAGMNLEEKEDMVRFLLDLNEGWGQTMILVEHDMSIVMSISERVVVLNFGEKLAEGTPEEVRSHPEVIRAYLGDEHGG, encoded by the coding sequence ATGAAGGCATTCCGGGGAGAGCCGGCCCTCTTCCAGGCCCCCGCTGAAGCTGAACGCCGGGCGGACCTGGACGTGGAGGGCCTGTCGCTGGCCTTCGGAGGGGTCCAGGCCCTGCAGGACGTAAGCCTCACGACCAGGACGGGCGAACTTCTGGCCGTGATCGGCCCCAACGGGGCGGGCAAGACCAGCCTCCTGAACTGCATCACCGGGTTTTACCAGCCCCAGAAGGGAACCATCCGCTTCAACGGCCGGGACATCACGCGGATGCCCGCCCACCACCTCGTCCGGGTCGGCATCGGCCGCACCTTCCAGAACATCGAGCTGTTTCCGGGAATGACGGTCCTGCAGAATCTGCTCCTGGCCCGGCACATTCACTGCGGGTATCGCCTGATGGACGCCTGCCTCTTCAGCCCCGCCGTCCGGCGGGAGGAGATCCGCCACCGCCGGCTCCTGGAGGAGCTGATCGATTTTCTCGAGATCCAGGCGATCCGCAAGAAGACCGTGGGCTCCCTCCCCTACGGCCTGATGAAGCGGGTGGAGCTTGGACGGGCGCTTGCCCTGGAGCCAAAGCTCCTCGTCCTGGACGAGCCTTTCGCCGGGATGAACCTGGAGGAGAAGGAGGACATGGTGCGGTTCCTCCTGGATCTGAACGAGGGGTGGGGCCAGACCATGATCCTCGTGGAGCATGACATGTCCATCGTCATGAGCATCTCGGAGCGTGTCGTGGTTCTCAATTTCGGCGAGAAGCTCGCCGAGGGGACGCCGGAGGAGGTCCGGAGCCACCCGGAGGTGATCCGGGCCTACCTGGGGGATGAACATGGCGGCTGA
- a CDS encoding alpha/beta hydrolase: MNGNLFMIHGMYAGPWMWEHYRGWFEARDWQCVATALRHRDNQPGGPPDPRLGKVSLLDFAQDLEDEIRRLDRKPVVMGHSMGGLLAQILGSRGLAAALVLVAPAAPAGIPVTSPSVTKSFLGQFLQWGFWRKPVLMSYADSRFGAMNRLSEEDARRIYDRYSHESGRALFEMGLWPLDGKRASRVDELKIDVPVLVLVGDRDRMTPPAVARKIAAKYRSVSTLKVLPGHGHTLPAEPGWEEIAAFIEDWLMQTVPGSE; the protein is encoded by the coding sequence ATGAACGGAAACCTTTTCATGATCCACGGGATGTATGCGGGACCCTGGATGTGGGAACATTACCGGGGCTGGTTCGAGGCCCGGGACTGGCAGTGCGTCGCGACGGCTCTGCGCCATCGGGACAATCAGCCGGGCGGTCCTCCGGACCCGCGGCTGGGGAAGGTGAGCCTGCTGGATTTTGCACAGGACCTGGAGGACGAAATTCGCCGGCTGGACCGGAAGCCCGTTGTCATGGGCCACTCCATGGGGGGCCTGCTCGCGCAGATCCTGGGAAGCCGCGGTCTCGCCGCCGCGCTGGTCCTGGTCGCCCCCGCCGCTCCCGCGGGCATTCCGGTCACGAGCCCTTCCGTGACGAAAAGCTTCCTGGGGCAGTTTCTCCAGTGGGGATTCTGGCGAAAGCCGGTCCTGATGTCCTATGCGGATTCCCGGTTCGGCGCCATGAACCGTTTGTCGGAGGAGGATGCGCGGCGCATCTACGACCGGTACAGTCACGAGTCCGGGAGGGCCCTGTTCGAGATGGGCCTTTGGCCGCTCGATGGAAAACGGGCCTCCCGTGTGGACGAGCTGAAAATCGACGTCCCCGTGCTGGTTCTGGTGGGGGATCGGGATCGGATGACGCCCCCGGCCGTAGCGCGGAAGATCGCTGCAAAGTACCGCTCCGTCTCGACGCTGAAGGTGCTTCCGGGCCACGGCCACACATTGCCGGCCGAACCTGGCTGGGAGGAGATCGCCGCCTTCATTGAGGATTGGCTGATGCAGACCGTTCCGGGATCGGAGTGA
- a CDS encoding NAD(P)H-binding protein: MGDASVLLLGATGLVGGECLKLLVTRDDYRRIVVPVRSPLQDTPRDSRVEVHTIDFERIGDFASLFAVDHVISCLGTTIAKAGSRERFRRVDFHYTYETARRAAGEGASHLLLVTAMGADTSSRIFYNRVKGDLEEAVRGLPFRSVSIFRPSIILGDRRESRAGESAGKVLAALFGFAIPSRYKPVAARDIARAMLAVARESPPGIRIVESDAIRRIARNAIA, encoded by the coding sequence ATGGGGGATGCATCGGTTCTGCTGCTGGGCGCGACGGGCCTGGTCGGCGGCGAGTGCCTGAAGCTGCTGGTCACGAGGGATGATTACCGGCGGATCGTGGTGCCGGTTCGCTCTCCTCTTCAGGATACGCCTCGGGATTCCCGTGTGGAGGTCCACACAATCGACTTCGAGCGGATCGGTGACTTCGCGTCCCTGTTCGCCGTGGATCACGTGATTTCCTGCCTCGGGACGACGATCGCGAAGGCGGGTTCGCGTGAGCGCTTCCGCCGCGTCGATTTCCACTACACCTATGAAACGGCACGCCGCGCCGCCGGGGAAGGGGCGTCCCACCTGCTCCTGGTGACGGCCATGGGGGCCGATACGTCCTCGCGGATTTTCTATAACCGCGTCAAGGGAGACCTGGAAGAGGCCGTGAGGGGGCTTCCTTTCCGAAGCGTAAGCATTTTCAGGCCGTCCATCATCCTGGGCGACCGGCGGGAGAGCAGGGCGGGGGAATCGGCAGGCAAGGTACTGGCGGCTCTCTTCGGTTTTGCCATCCCGTCCCGTTACAAGCCCGTGGCGGCCCGTGACATTGCCCGGGCCATGCTGGCCGTGGCCAGGGAATCCCCTCCCGGAATCAGGATCGTCGAATCGGATGCCATCCGGCGAATTGCCCGGAACGCGATTGCATGA
- a CDS encoding ABC transporter substrate-binding protein, whose translation MKRILCSTLLAVLTAVFLVAAAPAGAKTIKVGAAINMTGPASTWGQFHAKGLQDYLAYVNDVKGGVAGSRIEVLLADTAYKVPEAVAAVKKFAIQDKVDMIATWGAGEGLAAKPIVQQYKIPTINFSTSWEILEKPVDYMYLPFGSYRMDCQAVLEYIKAIHTGKEAPKVGLLTYNNAYGRSIHKPTREYAARLGVKIVAVEEFPPKTVDLTTELLRLQKSGAEYVFIQMLPAAIITTLRSADRLRYNPRFLGTWTSTDPDFFRQGKGLIRDRLAMQFPGGLPSDNTPGMNVMKELWKRYKTVNRFDAAYWEGVAIGMIMERAFVRAHEKYKEVNRSTINQAMESFKNEDFGGLLPPVTYTKKDHGASYRARIVQVREDGTYVPLTNFYTPGKEKIRLVK comes from the coding sequence ATGAAACGGATACTTTGTTCCACCCTGCTGGCCGTCCTCACGGCCGTGTTCCTCGTCGCCGCCGCTCCGGCCGGTGCGAAGACGATCAAGGTCGGCGCCGCCATCAACATGACGGGACCCGCCTCCACCTGGGGCCAGTTCCACGCCAAGGGCCTGCAGGACTACCTGGCCTACGTCAACGACGTCAAGGGAGGCGTCGCCGGCAGCCGGATCGAGGTCCTCCTGGCGGACACGGCCTACAAGGTTCCCGAAGCGGTGGCGGCGGTCAAGAAGTTCGCCATCCAGGACAAGGTGGACATGATCGCCACCTGGGGCGCCGGCGAAGGGCTGGCGGCCAAGCCCATCGTCCAGCAGTACAAGATCCCCACCATCAACTTCTCCACCAGCTGGGAGATCCTCGAAAAACCCGTAGATTACATGTATCTCCCCTTCGGAAGTTACCGCATGGACTGCCAGGCCGTCCTCGAGTACATCAAGGCGATTCACACCGGGAAAGAAGCCCCGAAAGTCGGGCTTTTAACCTACAACAACGCCTACGGCCGCTCGATCCACAAGCCGACCCGGGAATACGCGGCCCGACTGGGCGTGAAGATCGTCGCCGTCGAGGAATTCCCGCCCAAGACCGTGGACCTGACCACGGAACTCCTCCGTCTCCAGAAGAGCGGCGCCGAATACGTCTTCATTCAGATGCTGCCGGCGGCCATCATCACGACCCTCCGGAGTGCCGACCGGCTCCGCTACAATCCCCGCTTCCTCGGTACCTGGACCTCGACGGACCCCGATTTCTTCCGGCAGGGCAAGGGTCTCATCCGGGACCGCCTCGCCATGCAGTTTCCGGGCGGCCTGCCGTCGGACAACACGCCGGGAATGAACGTCATGAAGGAGCTCTGGAAACGATACAAGACCGTGAACCGTTTTGACGCGGCCTACTGGGAAGGCGTCGCCATCGGCATGATCATGGAGCGGGCCTTCGTCCGGGCCCACGAAAAGTACAAGGAGGTGAACCGGAGCACCATCAACCAGGCCATGGAATCCTTCAAGAACGAGGACTTCGGGGGACTGCTCCCTCCGGTCACCTATACGAAGAAGGACCATGGCGCGTCATACCGGGCCCGCATCGTCCAGGTCCGTGAAGACGGCACCTATGTCCCCCTGACGAATTTCTACACACCCGGGAAAGAAAAGATCCGGCTCGTGAAATAG
- a CDS encoding NUDIX domain-containing protein: MRVRVSAVFEQAGEVLCMRYVYGGKDVYALPGGGVDKDVPLQEATTMEWKNELGVKLVIGDIIMIGEAPATKRYPQTLHVIFEAREVHGTPKVRTDHTTSLEVCWVPVDKLAKMPLYPDVGKQLHEYFLDGARRSLPFIANCMERGFW, translated from the coding sequence ATGAGAGTGCGTGTTTCGGCCGTGTTCGAGCAGGCGGGAGAAGTCCTCTGCATGCGTTATGTCTACGGAGGAAAGGATGTGTATGCCCTTCCAGGCGGCGGGGTCGACAAGGACGTGCCTCTCCAGGAGGCCACCACCATGGAATGGAAGAACGAACTGGGGGTGAAGCTGGTCATCGGCGACATCATCATGATCGGCGAGGCGCCGGCGACAAAGCGCTATCCCCAGACCCTGCACGTCATATTTGAAGCCAGGGAGGTTCACGGGACGCCGAAGGTCCGGACCGATCACACGACTTCCCTGGAGGTCTGCTGGGTTCCCGTGGACAAGCTCGCCAAGATGCCGCTTTACCCGGATGTAGGCAAACAGCTCCATGAATATTTCCTGGACGGAGCCCGCCGATCCCTGCCCTTCATCGCCAACTGCATGGAACGGGGGTTCTGGTGA